The following coding sequences are from one Nilaparvata lugens isolate BPH chromosome 4, ASM1435652v1, whole genome shotgun sequence window:
- the LOC111063512 gene encoding myosin-9-like: MEFCCDKCKCASEVENLQRLLKTVNAEKDLAIDMYKVSSQTIETLEEELETREGGKEFELFKRRIKEAQYQMQSDYTEAINILEEKLRTVAAELRSKIDENKKKSLQIAELNAKLDVYRELKIEYESVCERETEFKEKCLILETKCLELEKKLELVRPTQDELERQVHSLTDRWRTSERQLSELQLALERATDLANQLSAKEMAARQKVAEAVTLVESTLVDKQTVDYQKAMLENECRRLKKELMELIDEAGKQVSQEADLNKKDYESRLQMITSQMELIEKVGNSGLFYIAYTYKII, encoded by the exons ATGGAATTCTGTTGTGATAAATGCAAATGTGCATCGGAAGTTGAAAATCTCCAACGTCTTTTGAAAACAGTTAATGCG GAGAAAGATCTAGCAATTGACATGTACAAAGTTAGTTCGCAAACAATTGAAACGTTGGAGGAAGAATTGGAAACCAGAGAAGGCGGTAAAGAGTTTGAATTGTTTAAAAGACGAATCAAAGAG GCCCAGTACCAAATGCAAAGTGACTACACAGAGGccatcaatattttagaagagAAATTGCGGACAGTCGCTGCTGAGCTGCGttcaaaaattgatgagaaCAAGAAAAAATCGCTGCAAATTGCTGAACTGAATGCAAAACTTGACGTGTATCGGGAGTTGAAAATTGAGTATGAATCTGTATGTGAGAGGGAGACTGAGTTCAAGGAAAAGTGCCTTATTCTTGAGACAAAGTGCCTGGAACTGGAGAAGAAGCTGGAGCTAG TCCGGCCGACCCAGGACGAACTGGAGCGGCAGGTTCACTCGCTGACCGACAGATGGCGTACGAGCGAACGGCAGTTGTCCGAACTGCAGCTGGCTCTGGAGCGAGCCACCGATTTGGCCAATCAGCTCAGTGCCAAAGAAATGGCCGCCAGACAAAAAGTGGCTGAAGCTGTGACTCTCGTTGAGTCGACTCTGGTCGATAAGCAGACTGTCGATTACCAGAAAGCTATGCTTGAAA ACGAATGCAGAAGATTAAAAAAAGAATTGATGGAACTGATTGATGAAGCTGGCAAACAGGTTTCACAAGAAGCTgacttgaataaaaaagactatGAAAGCAGACTGCAAATGATAACATCACAAATGGAACTCATAGAAAAGGTAGGAAACTCAGGCCTATTCTACATTGCATACACATACAAAATCATTTGA
- the LOC111056828 gene encoding uncharacterized protein LOC111056828, whose amino-acid sequence MQLHNDEITCSMQQAVEQCDGLTEINKQLQSQRDASELRESNMASQLKILQTNNTLAMEQLQRFVNTHQTIVKRWREEYKLLAIKFRTRLKENKNLLKAEKKNNKKLSKKLDDLRRKLELMSDSDSDSVHEAGDTGCQDLNDTGS is encoded by the exons ATGCAGTtgcataatgatgaaattacaTGCAGTATGCAGCAGGCTGTTGAACAGTGTGACGGCTTGACTGAGATCAATAAACAACTTCAATCTCAAAG GGATGCTAGTGAGTTGAGAGAAAGCAATATGGCGTCTCAATTGAAAATACTGCAAACAAACAATACGCTAGCAATGGAGCAGCTGCAAAGATTTGTTAATACTCATCAAACTATTGTAAAAAG ATGGAGAGAAGAGTACAAGCTGCTTGCCATAAAGTTCAGAACACGATTGAAAGAGaacaaaaatttgttgaaagcagaaaagaaaaacaacaaaaaactaTCGAAAAAATTGGATGATTTGAGAAGGAAGTTGGA GCTGATGTCAGACTCAGATAGTGATTCAGTACATGAAGCGGGTGACACAG GTTGCCAAGATTTGAATGATACTGGAAGCTAA